From one Acidobacteriota bacterium genomic stretch:
- a CDS encoding reverse transcriptase-like protein produces MSQRSAPSLFAETAPSNPSGWVTAHCDGGARGNPGPAGYGAVMTGPNGEPLAELSEFLGFRTNNFAEYSGLLGVLDYALEHGYRRLKVVSDSELMVKQIQGKYKVSSPDLKPLWQEAKSRIAKLEAFEISHALRHKNKDADRLANQAMDRGMKRPHAPGQPVPAPLKATPYPAKSPAPPNPDARPAAPGPSAMLRGFTRDGVVHVLGGKTLPDGVFVKIIPE; encoded by the coding sequence ATGTCCCAACGCTCCGCTCCCAGCCTCTTCGCCGAAACCGCGCCCTCCAACCCCTCAGGGTGGGTGACGGCCCACTGCGACGGCGGCGCGCGCGGCAACCCCGGCCCGGCAGGCTACGGCGCGGTGATGACCGGTCCCAACGGCGAGCCGCTGGCGGAACTGAGCGAGTTTCTGGGCTTCCGCACCAACAACTTCGCTGAGTACTCCGGCCTGCTCGGGGTGCTCGACTACGCGCTGGAGCATGGCTACCGGCGGCTGAAGGTAGTCTCGGACTCGGAGCTGATGGTGAAGCAGATCCAGGGCAAGTACAAGGTCAGCTCGCCCGACCTGAAGCCCCTCTGGCAGGAGGCGAAGAGTCGCATCGCAAAGCTCGAAGCCTTCGAAATATCACATGCCCTCCGGCACAAGAACAAGGACGCCGACCGGCTGGCCAATCAGGCCATGGACCGGGGGATGAAGCGCCCTCATGCTCCGGGGCAGCCTGTTCCCGCTCCGTTGAAGGCGACGCCTTATCCGGCGAAGTCCCCGGCGCCGCCAAACCCCGATGCCCGCCCGGCAGCTCCTGGCCCCAGCGCGATGCTGCGCGGGTTTACCCGTGACGGCGTGGTGCATGTGCTTGGAGGCAAGACGTTGCCGGATGGAGTCTTTGTGAAGATCATTCCGGAGTGA
- a CDS encoding MarR family transcriptional regulator translates to MRIESFLQQSPVFQASRVARRMEASLNAILRHEGLTLSESLMLAAIFLEKKRVRPSELARTFETTRGNVSHSISSLEAKRLIRRRIDSEDARGFLLELEPAGKKRAARVAGILDRMQSQIEVEVGATKLETMLKQMDAVERLCSRLTQG, encoded by the coding sequence ATGCGGATCGAGTCATTCTTACAGCAAAGCCCTGTCTTCCAGGCCAGCCGCGTCGCGCGCCGCATGGAGGCGTCGCTGAACGCCATTCTGAGACACGAGGGACTCACCCTCTCCGAATCTTTGATGCTGGCGGCGATCTTCCTTGAGAAGAAGCGCGTTCGTCCCTCCGAGCTGGCCCGCACCTTCGAGACCACGCGCGGCAACGTCAGCCACTCGATCTCATCGCTCGAAGCCAAACGCCTCATTCGCCGCCGCATCGACTCCGAAGACGCACGCGGCTTCCTGCTCGAGCTGGAACCCGCAGGGAAGAAGCGCGCGGCCCGGGTTGCCGGAATCCTCGACCGCATGCAGTCGCAGATCGAAGTTGAAGTCGGAGCAACAAAACTCGAGACAATGCTGAAACAGATGGATGCGGTAGAGCGCCTGTGCTCGCGTCTTACTCAGGGATAA
- a CDS encoding HEAT repeat domain-containing protein: protein MKCEMAKDNVILAYYGELPDELAGSLEQHLMTCEECRHELEAIQAMETPLAAIPMVEPTPNLLAQSRMRLDDALDSIPPHGFLTRLRTNFFAWMGHLRSAPALATLLVGVGFIGGNFLNRYEVASQPRPRTGPTYTNETHAVIGNVTGIDRTPDSELVQVHYNKIVPETVEGSLDSAEIRELLLKGAMAPTDNVRAESVSMLAGECKAGHQCPSRDDGKGVRNALLVALRYDKDAGVRLKALEGLEPYVAQDQKVRDAILDSLASDPDAKVRMATVSLLEPVQHDSSVRKVLRNASTQDENPYIRTVSYNALQGSDSIQ from the coding sequence ATGAAGTGCGAAATGGCAAAGGACAACGTAATCCTCGCGTATTACGGTGAACTGCCCGATGAGCTGGCTGGATCGCTCGAGCAGCACCTGATGACATGCGAGGAGTGCAGGCATGAGCTTGAGGCGATCCAGGCCATGGAGACTCCGCTGGCCGCCATCCCCATGGTCGAGCCCACACCCAACCTGCTCGCCCAGTCGCGCATGCGTCTCGACGACGCGCTCGACTCGATTCCACCCCACGGCTTCCTCACCCGCCTCAGGACAAATTTTTTCGCATGGATGGGCCATCTTAGAAGCGCGCCCGCGCTGGCGACGCTGCTGGTCGGCGTCGGTTTCATCGGCGGCAACTTTCTGAACCGCTACGAGGTGGCGAGTCAGCCTCGTCCGCGCACCGGCCCCACGTATACCAACGAGACACATGCCGTGATTGGCAATGTCACCGGCATCGACCGTACGCCGGACTCCGAGCTGGTGCAGGTGCACTACAACAAGATCGTTCCCGAGACGGTGGAGGGCTCGCTTGACTCGGCCGAGATCCGTGAGCTGCTGTTGAAGGGTGCCATGGCTCCCACCGACAACGTTCGCGCCGAGTCAGTCAGTATGCTGGCGGGTGAGTGCAAGGCCGGCCACCAGTGCCCGTCGCGCGACGATGGCAAGGGAGTCCGCAACGCGCTGCTGGTCGCTCTGCGCTACGACAAGGACGCCGGCGTGCGTCTGAAGGCCCTCGAAGGGCTCGAGCCCTACGTCGCGCAGGACCAGAAGGTCCGCGACGCAATCCTCGACTCGCTGGCCAGCGACCCCGATGCCAAGGTGCGTATGGCGACCGTCAGCCTGCTTGAGCCGGTACAGCACGACTCCAGCGTGCGCAAGGTCCTCCGCAACGCCTCCACGCAGGACGAAAACCCATACATCCGCACGGTGAGCTACAACGCATTGCAGGGATCGGACTCGATCCAGTAG
- a CDS encoding sigma-70 family RNA polymerase sigma factor, with product MAPKGRRPGTFSPGWRDGAVLRAGTVESLPAMAKAATQPGARGGKLTQAQLEARAQQRAEDDELIREAQKGQRAAFDTLVRRYDQSVLRLALHMLGNEQDAQDVHQEAFIKAYRHLGNFRFECSFYTWLYRIVTNLCLDQLRRRKSRREDPSTAIDSSGDEMDLLANISDDRAMANPARELERKMMGERIREALDKLTPRERMVFELKHYQGLKLRTIGEMLSTTEETAKNTLFRATRKLRANLAELRGA from the coding sequence ATGGCCCCCAAGGGGCGGCGTCCCGGAACTTTTTCCCCCGGATGGCGCGATGGCGCGGTTTTACGCGCCGGGACGGTAGAATCTTTGCCAGCGATGGCAAAGGCAGCGACCCAACCCGGCGCACGAGGCGGCAAGCTGACGCAGGCCCAGTTGGAGGCCCGCGCCCAGCAGCGCGCCGAGGATGACGAGCTGATCCGCGAGGCCCAGAAGGGGCAGCGCGCGGCCTTCGACACCCTCGTCCGCCGCTACGACCAGAGCGTGCTGCGGCTGGCGCTGCACATGCTCGGCAACGAACAGGATGCGCAGGACGTGCACCAGGAGGCCTTCATCAAGGCCTACCGGCACCTCGGCAACTTCCGGTTCGAGTGCAGTTTTTATACGTGGCTCTACCGGATCGTGACGAACCTCTGTCTCGACCAGTTGCGCCGCCGCAAGAGCCGCCGCGAAGACCCGTCCACCGCGATCGACTCCAGCGGCGACGAGATGGACCTGCTGGCGAACATCTCCGACGACCGGGCGATGGCGAACCCCGCCCGTGAGCTGGAGCGCAAGATGATGGGCGAGCGCATACGGGAGGCGCTCGACAAGCTCACTCCGCGCGAGCGGATGGTCTTCGAGCTGAAGCACTACCAGGGCCTGAAGCTGAGGACGATTGGAGAGATGTTGAGCACCACGGAGGAAACAGCGAAGAACACGCTGTTCCGGGCCACGCGCAAGCTGCGGGCCAACCTCGCCGAGCTTCGTGGAGCTTAG